Proteins found in one Cheilinus undulatus linkage group 9, ASM1832078v1, whole genome shotgun sequence genomic segment:
- the LOC121514772 gene encoding zinc finger protein 23-like — protein sequence MSSSESLREFITERLTAAAEDIFVVFKRTIVEYEEEIDRQRRLLDVVGNPHIYLQRPDESQQDEFKEEEEAEQQLCSQERNSSLDQEEPEPPQIKEEEEAEQVMMKEETDTFMLTDQEEDLQTEQLLLSHISRFTENQSPRGSEHRDSESSRTSEPKQNKNLENRNHNTQTSENDCDQGQISLKCDACGEDYKSMSLFKTHQCFHSGMKMHSCETCGKIFSSRTMLSRHRKAHTGGRPYLCKMCGKDFSFKCYLKSHMSIHTGERPYSCSTCGREFIKMSSLNVHNRIHTGEKPFTCEICGKPFREKSKLKVHMRTHTGERPYSCDTCGTSFTQKAHLDKHTRIHTGERLFT from the exons ATGAGTTCCTCAGAGAGTCTGAGAGAGTTTATCACAGAGAGactaactgctgctgctgaagacatttttgtagtttttaaaagaacTATCGTCGAGTACGAGGAGGAGATCGACCGTCAGCGCAGACTGCTGGATGTCGTTGGGAACCCTCACATCTACCTGCAGAGACCAG ATGAGTCACAGCAGGATGAgtttaaagaggaggaggaggctgagcagcagctctgtaGCCAGGAGAGGAACTCCAGCCTGGACCAAGAGGAGccagagcctccacagattaaagaggaagaggaggcagagCAGGTCATGATGAAGGAGGAGACAGACACATTCATGCTGACTGACCAAGAAGAAGATCTACAAACTGAACAGCTGCTCCTTTCACACATCTCCCGTTTTACTGAGAATCAAAGTCCAAGAGGAAGTGAGCACAGAGATTCAGAATCATCTAGAACATCAgaaccaaaacaaaataaaaaccttgaGAACAGAAATCACAACACTCAGACATCAGAGAACGACTGTGATCAAGGTCAAATATCCTTAAAATGTGACGCGTGTGGTGAGGATTATAAGAGCATGTCACTATTTAAGACACATCAGTGTTTCCACTCAGGTATGAAGATGCATTCATGTGAGACTTGTGGAAAAATATTTAGCTCCAGGACTATGCTGAGTAGACATAGAAAAGCCCACACAGGTGGGAGGCCATATTTGTGTAAGATGTGTGGGAAagatttcagttttaaatgttatttaaagagccacatgagtattcacacaggtgagaggccgtactcctgcagcacctgcGGCAGAGAGTTCATTAAGATGTCCAGCTTAAATGTTCATAACAGaattcacacaggtgagaagccgtTTACCTGTGAAAtatgtggaaagcctttcagAGAGAAATCTAAATTGAAAGtccacatgagaacacacacagggGAGAGACCGTACTCCTGTGATACCTGCGGGACGTCTTTCACACAGAAAGCTCATTTAGATAAGCACACAAGAATTCACACAGGTGAAAGACTGTTCACCTGA